The Vitis vinifera cultivar Pinot Noir 40024 chromosome 3, ASM3070453v1 region AGTAGTCTCGTTTTTTAGGGACtgtaccttaagtactaccttagtggcctttaggtactaccttaagggcccctaggtactaccttagtggctttcaggtactaccttaagggcccctaggtactaccttagctaaacttcaactcaacctctcccaagcctcgggtcttcatttgtgacccttagaccatgccattatatgcttctcttaagtcctcaagtggtccaccaatggtttttgcctactgttccttaggtactaccttagtggccttaaggtactaccttagtggccttaaggtactaccttagtggcctttaggtactaccttaagggcccctaggtactaccttaccaaaacttcaactcaacctctcccaagcctcgggtcttcatttgtgacccttagaccatgccattatatgtttctcttgagtcctcaagtggtccaccaatggtttttttctactgttccttaggtactaccttagtggccttaaggtactaccttagtggccttcaggtactaccttaagggaccctaggtgctaccttagttaaacttcaactcaacctctcccaagcctcgagtcttcatttgtgacccttagaccatgtcattatatgcttctcttgagtcctcaagtggtccaccaatggttttttgctactgttccttaggtactaccttaagggaccctaggtactaccttagctaaacttcaactcaacctctcctaAGCCTCTGttcttcatttgtgacccttagaccatgccattatatgcttctctcgagtcctcaagtggtccaccaatggtttttttttactgttccttaggtactaccttagtggccttaaggtactaccttagtggccttcaggtactaccttaagggaccctaggtactaccttagctaaacttcaacCTCAAGTGGtcaaccaatggttttttgctaatgttccttaggtactaccttaatggccttcaggtactaccttaagggcccctaggtactaccttaccaaaacttcaactcaacctctcccaagcctcgagtcttcatttgtgacccttaaaccatgccattatatgcttctcttgagtcttcaagtggtccaccaatggttttttgctactgttgcttaggtactaccttaatggcctttaggtactaccttagtggccttcaggtactaccttaagggaccctaggtactaccttagctaaacttcaactcaacatctcccaagcctcgggtcttcctttgtcacccttagaccatgccattatatgcttctcttgagtcctcaagtggtccaccaatggttttttgctactgttgcttaggtactaccttaatggcctttaggtactaccttagtggccttcaggtactaccttaagggaccctaggtactaccttagctaaacttcaactcaacatctcccaagcctcgggtcttcctttgtcacccttagaccatgctattatatgcttctcttgagtcctcaagtggtccaccaatggttttttgctactgttgcttaggtactaccttaatggcctttaggtactaccttagtggccttcaggtactaccttaagggaccctaagtactaccttaaggtaaacttgaactcaacctctccgaAGCCTCGAGTCTTCTTTGGTGACCTTTAGAGCATCCCATCATGTGGTTCTCTTCATTcatcaagtggtccaccaatggttttttgctactgtagcttaggtactaccttaagggcccttaggtactgcCTTAGTGGctttcaggtactaccttaaggtaaacttTAACTCCTTGGATGTAAAATATGTTCTTGTTGTCTTCGGATGTTGGTTTCTTAGTTGTTTTATGAGATCATCtcgataaaaaaaatataatcactACACTCTGATGTGCTGCCTAGTTTTTAGGTCTTGTTGGATATCCGAGTGATGACATTAATAAGTTCCTGTGGATGGTTCGCATAGGAGGGGGGGTATTCCCTCACATCAAGGAACCTGATTATCTGGTGAGTTGTTGGTTGCTTGTAATATGGATTCTAAGTATGTCTCCTTTGGGTTCTTATTGCTGGTGTATTGTTGGTACACTAGTTTCAAGCTTTGTTCCATTTGAGATTCCAAATATTTGTCTTGATTGGCAATAGACTAACATTTAAGTTGAATCTCACTTGATGGTCTCACATTATTGGTGAATTTGCATTTGGTTGAAAGTTTACTTTTCTTTATGGCTTTATTGTGGTGAATATTGGAAACAGCTTGGATTTGTTTAATTTCCATGGAAGGTCCAAATAGTCCATGAGACATGTCTTTGTAATGTGAGTTAAGAGAATGTTGACTTGTTAGTGTTAGTGTTGGACGGCCCATCCAAATGGCATGTATTTAAACTTGCCATACAGGAATCCTAGAGACATGTCTTTATTTTCCCTATAAAGTCCCATGTCTGTTCTGATTAACTTCCCATGGTTTATAATCAATGAAGGTGTTCACTACTCACCATTGGATGGTTCGGATATACAAATTAAAACCTCCGAAGAACAGGATTCGtgtaaaaataaagaaatcaaaatcgGTATGCATGATAAACATCTTTAGATTGTATTCGTTTATGATTCAGTGCAAAATTACCCACTGACCTTTTGTTGCCTCCTCCCTTTGCAGAAAGCAAGCTCCACAACCAGCTCAAAAaaagaagtggaaaaaaaaagaagaatcccTGGCAATGAAAGGCACTTTCAGAAGATGCTGTCTCCAATCAGTTACTTGTAACCCACATATTTAATATCCAAAACACTAATTCGTTCTCTTAAAAGTAATTTCTACAGCAATTTTATCGTGGTCAATCCCAAACAGGCCTTTATTATGATTTCCATATCCATATCctctcttttcaatttcttcctttcattttccctcTCATGTGGGATGGGTAAACTTTGCACTTTCTAAAGTCATCTTTAATGTCTGAACTGAGTGGTATCCTACATAAATATTTTCTACAAACTCAGAATGACCTCAGTGACAAAAGCCAACCCCTTGAAGTAGAGGTATAGAAGTAAATTGCATTCACAGCTGATTTTGTCCCCTACTTTCAATTAAGTCACAGctaacaattttatatatagcATTCAAATTGCATTCAGATGCAAAATTGTCTTCTTACCCTTCCAGAAAGCCTATATCAACCAATCATTCAAAACTAGGACATAGAAATGCCAAAAGTACATAAACAGAATGCCACCTTATGAATCTCCACAgtaaaattatcaatcttttctcATGTCATTCAACattgttttcataattttctcaCTTTCATACAAGGAGTATatattcaaaaaacaaagaaacagaaaaatcagTTATATTGGCAAGAAAAGGACTTTCCCCAGTTAGACGAACATTTGTGAATAAGATTGATTGGACAGAGTTTCTACTGGATATGAGGTAGTTGgctgaagaagagaaaaattgaTCACTGATGTCTGCACACTTTCTTTGAGCATAGAAACTCCCAAGCTTAATTAATCTTCCAAACCATCGATCAAATACACTATTCTGAGTGAGACCGTGGAAAGGGCATCTCagcaaaaaaaatccaacaacaAATTTTACTATACAGGAGCTATATTTTATTCCAAAAGGAGACGGTCTTTGATCTTGAAGCccaaatcaatatatatatactaggaGCTTCTGGCTTCTCCCTGGTGTAATAAAAAGTGAGCTACAAAATGACCCAGAGCAGGTCCCACCTCAGAATTACCTTCATCTGGTCATTTTCTTGACACCTCATAATTGTTACAGTTTCTTAGGCAGGTTGTAATTTTTATTGAGAATGCACATACCATTACTGTAATATATATTACAGTCCTCAAGCTTCCTCTATATTCAATGGGGTGTGTCTTAAAATATAGAGGGAACTAAAGGCATACTGCCTAACTACCCTTAtccaaataacaaaataaacaaaggaGCCTATTGTGAAGTCTTCATCTTTGATATCTCCTCCAACAATAATCTGGATTCAGCTGCAAAATCAACTGCCACAACAGCCCTGGCTGTTATCCACTGCCTTTTCTCATTCATGTATTCATGTTGTGCAACACTAATCCGGAAAAGATGAGGGACCCAAATAGCTTCCTTCAATTTCTGCTGGAATCGGTTCTCCTCTCCCTCCTGCAGagaaaattgggtttttaaaacatCAGATTTTGAATGCCAGAAGttcatcctttttttcttccataGAACCCAACTAGGCTACCAAATAAGTAACCAACTACATATGAATTAACGCATCAATGAGCAACTCTTTCAAGTTAACTAAGATTTGGACAAACTCCTAGATATTTCAATATTGTCAAGAGTTTACCTGTGATTTAAGCTTATCAAGCTCATCAGCAGAGCACCCAAATATTCTCTCTGCTTGTTCATTAAACAGAGCAAGGCAAGCTTCACCACTATCATCTGAAACTTTCACTACCATTATGTACCTGGAAAACATAACAGAATGTAACAAAGAAACATCATTCATAGGACAACTTTTCCTATTTTAAATACTATCACTGAATTCTTATTGATTCAAATTCCATGAATCCCTCACCTTCAACTGCACTCATCATCATTCTTTTCACATCCTTCACACCAATACCCAGATTCAATAGCATCTGTGACTTTCTTGTTGCATGTCTTACAAGCCTGGTACCACATTGTTTGCTCAGGCTTGATGAAGCTTATGTATGCTCTGATGCTAAAAAATGAAGGCTGTACAGAGACAAGCCCACATTATCAAAACTTAAAATGgttttaacttaaaactttGGCTAAGACCAGTTTGATCATGTTAGGTTATTTTAATGACAGTAATTATTACCTTGTCTTCACCCAAAGATGGGTTGCTGGTTACATGAGAAAGGGAAACCCTGTCATAGTACATGGACCTCACTCCACCCTTAGATGAAGGACTGATATCAGACCCAATACAAGCCATTGAAGCTACTTTACCATGGTAATCATGATACCTGTGAACAAGAACATATGGTCAGAAACACTTACTACAAGAACTAACAAGGTAATAGGTCACTGGATGATTCCTTACCAGGATCTCAACTTTTTTGATTCCGGTGTATCTGGATTTACCAGTGCAATACTTTTACTCAATGTTGACAGTGATACACCTAAAACAAGATATGAAGAGAACATTACAAAGAGGACTTCTTATCATTCTCAAGTTTTTGAGAATGTGCTTAATTGCCATAATAATACCAAACTTCAAGAAAACAAGGGGAATTACCTTGGAAGTCTCCAACTTTGAGAGATTTAATTGCAATAATTGGAAATTTATCAGCATTATCCAACAATTCCTACCCTACATTAGTAGCATGATCATTCCACAAAGAGACCACAACACTCTTCTTCCTACAATTGAAACGTCCATAAGTTCAATATGAAGCAACATTAGACCAAAGTGACCagtgcaaaaaataaaatatacactCACGACTTGTCCGCAATAGTAATATCACGCTTAGGAACAATCTCATTGGTACTCTTCCTTCGTATGGTCATTGTAGGAGAGACACTTTGAACAACTCCACTAACATCTGGAATTAATAATGATATGGGTCATATTAAACAAAAGAACGAGTGAACAGGAAAATAATCCTTTGTTGATTCTAAGATTGGTTCTTACCTACAAGCTCCTTCCCATTGACATAAGGACCCAACTCTTCAATgtcaaaaatttgaattttgcttCAGGGATAAAAGTTTCTTCATTACTGGCCTCCTCAACCTCTGAATTTTCATTCAGGGTCATTCCATAATCATTTTGTACAGTTTTAAACTGCTTGTTGGCTACTTTTAGAGCTCCTTTTCATATGTAATAGACCTTCCCCAATTGTCTGTGTTTTCTCTATATGATCAtccattgaaattttggaatttcgGTTACAAATTCCTAGTATTGCCAATATAGAAAAACTACAAACCCCATCCATCATAAAAACAGACAACTCTGTTCAACACACCTCAGACATGTCTCTCTATTACCATAGGAAAACAAtcattaattaaatcaaaaacGAAAAAAATGGGAAGGGATGCAAAACTTTGCATTGGAATCTGGAATGACCTAGTTGCTGAGTATAGcttaacatattaaaaaaggaaCCAGGAGGGAAAAAATGTGGGTATAAAGACCTGGAAAGAATGATCACAACTGCCTCCACTCTTCGCCAGCATAAACCGCTATTTCCCCAAGCTCTTCTTCAATCTGAATCAACTGAAAGAAATTTAGCagttaatttcatattttccttgttGTACATCTAAACCACATGATTTCACAAACTTGCGTTTGTGATCAAAAGCTAAAGACTTTTTGAACTGTTGACTACATTAGCTAAAAGACTAAAAGATCATGAAAGAGCTGAGTTTTGGGGTTTCATGCGATTTTTTTGTTCAGGAGTCAGTGATTCACGAATGTATACTACAATAATGACTAGGGAGAAACTAAATCAGGATATGTTAATTAGAGTTCTTCCGACGTTGCATTATATTCTCCTGCTCATTTGGAGCCTGCTTTTCTGTATGTGCAAAAGCTTTATCTCCCTCTAAAGCTAGGGAGAAACTGCATTGTCAAAGCATTTTTCAACCCAAAAAGACCCAGTAAACGCTCCGCTTGTTTTTATGGAAAACAAAATCTTGGAAAGAGAGGACACTATGCCATCAGATGAGCATTATATCACAACTATGGTAATATCTGCAAGTTACTTGAATATTTGCAAAATATTACACAAATGAATTATGAACATCCTTCCCATTTTCTGGAAAGCAGTCTCCtagataattattattttttttttaaatctggAGATCAAGAGAAAGCATTCTTTATCCTAAAAATAACCTTGACAGTTAACATAACCTGAAGAATTATGTAGTAGTGCAATATACAAAACTACAAATTAAATTAGCAAAAAATACAAGGGTCAGAAAGGAGGAAGATGCATATTATTTTCCAGTTGAAAATGAAACAGATGAAGGTACATGACTAATTATGCAAAACAAGTACTTCTTAGtttaaatcatcatcaatttcATGCCAATGAAGAGCAAATCAGAGAAAAGTCAAATTGTTATAGGGTGTAACATACCTTTGAAATAGTGTAAACTGCCAAGCTTAGTACCGGTAGACAATTCCCACATGTACACAAGTCCATCATGTGTACCAATGATCCCATGACTAGCTGAAGCACCAATAGCAGCTGCCCTGCACAGTGAGATGATTTAAATACTGACTACATCAGTCAATCAgccttttaaaataagaaaataagttGTGGATTCCCGGTCAGACTTCAGTTGAAATAATAGTTTCAACACTAGTTATTGTCCATCAGAGCTTCAAGTGCATGATACGTTTTAGGTTCATGCTTAATGTTCCAGAAGTATATTCCTCATACTAGTTTCCCAGAAAAGAACATTCACTAGTACTTGTCTTATTAACCCATCTCCTTGTACTAAAAGGATTTAAAGTAATGAATAATAATCTATTAAGTGGGGGCCACTTAAATGTTCCTTGGAAATTAAAACATCACTTTGCAGTTACCATAGCTTTCTGGATCAAATCCACCTTTAAGGTGAAACCCATAACAAGACCAAAGTGGCACAATAATGATTTATGTTTCCAAAAACCTGGACTCACATCATTCCTGAAATCTTAAATATCATCCTATGCATGCCATGAAACAATTTTATTACAAATGCTATTAAAACATTCAGAAGGTCATGCAAAAACACAATGGAACCACTTCTTTTCTATGGAACATTTAAGTGCCCCTCAATGTTTAGAACTAGGAAGCCTTCATCCCAATGCTTTAAAAAGACATAAAGCAAAATCATTACATGAGATACAGTATATGTTGTATTTAGATACTGTTTTAAAACACTAGAAAGCACCTTGGACCTAATGCACTTCCCAGGATGACCATATTTTTCACCAGGAGAGCTAGTCTCCACCATCCAACTGGATTTGTTTGGCAATCATTCATTTGATTGTCATGCTGAGTGTCAGAGTCAGAAAGAGTTGCAACAAGAAGCCACACAGCAATGCTTTCCCCCCCTAATGGAAGAAAGGTGTAATTTTCATTGTGCTTTGAGAACCACATTTTTGTTGCAGCCATTATTTTGTTGATGTGAAAATCCACATCAGGATAGCTGGAAAGAGGAACCTCACTTTGGAAACTAAACAAGCTGATTGGAATGAACTCGAAAATTGAAATGCTTGGCATTGCGAACCTTGATATGAGGATGCGTTGGGAAATGTCCCTGAAAGAAGTAAAAACAGGTGTGCATCATCAAATAACAAGAATAACAAGAATTACAGGACAGGCTGATGCAGCTTAAATGTTGATAAACTTTGTAATAAGAGAATTTAATGAAAGTacaaaaaaacttcaaaaaaaaattggaatttataaGAACCATAAGTggcaataaaaactaaatagtCAATCACATTAAACTCACCTGGGGAAACGTTGTAATAAGATACAAACTGATTCCACATTCCAGAAATTGTAGAGGTAGTAATTACAATGAAGCACCAGAACATAACAAATTGGATGAAACAAAAATACTAGCAAAAGATAACCaaagaacagaaaataaaatcCTGGAGTGCCAGACGTAAAAGGCCATATTTtgactaaattttatttttaaaaaaaaattatcatgagaAGGACTTGTTGACCCTTAGAATAATTGAATGCTGCTGGTTGATGGTTATTCCATGTTTGTGTGTGTTCCATCTTTGTTTCCAAGGCTTATGGTCCAGGACTTCCTCACTTTAGAAGAGGGAAAAACAATTCACTAGTCACAGTGGCTGACTTTTTATCAAGCTTATTATAAGTTCACATTTGGATCAAGTTAAATCCTTTTTAAATGACTGATCATTACAGGCATTTTCCTTCACACAATTAAGAGTATCTTGATGTTTTTTCATGACCTAGTAATACGTTTCAGTTTCCACTAGAAACAAAATTAAGTAATAGAAGCCTGatctttataatttataatacaGAAGAATCTGCAGATGATATGAATATGATAATAGAAGTTATAACATTAAGAAATTGATCTAGACAACAGAGTTCCTTAACTTTTCAATTTCAATGAATTGACAGATATCAATTAGAGCCCTATAACTTGGTAGCGGAttggaaattcaaaaaattttcaattgcacatgaaggaaaaaaaacaaatatcactgCTCACCATGTGATTTAAGCATACTGGGCTACACCTATGCCTAATTTGAAGTGCAGGAAACAGAAATAATTGGATCCATTAAGGTAAGACAGGGAAACTAAGAAGTACAAGAAGCCGGTTACCACTCAAAAAATGTAGAGACAGTTCAGTTAGCAATCAAAATTCCGAaccaaaaagaaattatgataatttgatatttgtttcTATTCAAACCATTTCAAAACTTTATTCACGCATTTTCCTAAGGACAATCTTAAGTACTTTGCCGAGACTTGATATTAAGTATCAAGTGCAAATAAGTCAAAACCAGTGCAGAAAATCAGATAGAACCTTTTTATCCAGATAATACTAATGATGTATCTTAATAAACCTGAATTATGCTAGCCAATTAATTCCCATATCAGTAGCCTTTCTATGGATGGAAGAAACTAATATGCAAGCAGAGAAGGCAGCATACCATAAACTAAATTCCCCAAAACCATGCTGTCTGATGTGAAGCTCTatgcattaaaaaaaggaaaaacaaattataaacttaatttttttaaaaaaattaaaaaacagcTCTTTAGGTGGCAGGGGAGGTGGGTTTTGGTTCAAATAGCTTATACTGCCTCTGGCATCTGTTCTTGAATTCTCCAACTTTGTCTCCCAAACATGTCCTAATTCCCAAGAGCTCATATTGTCGGACCTACTCATTAGGGTTTGCATCAGTTTCCATTAACATTTAACtaaaaagagttaaaaaattcaatcaagGTCAAAGAAAATCAACCATCCCACAGAGCAGAAGTTGCATAGATATTCGAGAAAATCAGTCATGTCACAAACTAAGCAATTAATCACATAGCAGAAGTTCAGAAGTTCAGCTTTCCTCAATCCAACCAGCTTTGAATACATGTTTACAGGCTTATATAATCTGCTCCTTACCACCTTTAAACAAAACCCTCGAACGAATTAAACCaaaaaacccagaaaaaaaaaacaaaaaaaataagaagaagcaCAGAAAATTAGGATTACAATCAATCAATCCACACAAAGtgctaaaaaaacattaataaacAAACACCCAACAAAAAAACAGCAAGCTTTTATTAAAAgaacacaaaaacaaataaaataaaaacatacccACAACTTTATCTTACCTCAAGAACCGAATCCAAGAGCgaaaaaagagtttaaaaattcAATCAAGGTCAAACAAAATCAACCATCCCACAGAGCAGAAATTACATAGATATTCGAGAAAATCAGTCATGTCACAAACTAAGCATCTAATCACACAGCAGAAGTTCAGAAGTTCAGCTTTCCTCAGGTGCTAAAttgcaattaaaaataaaaacaataattaattGTCAATCTCAAGAGCTGATTTTGAGCAATAATTTCAAAACATGCTAAAATTTGAATCAAACTTCTAAAGTGAAGGGCTGGATCGATGAATACCTTTGTTGTCCCTGCAACTTTGATGGCATCTATAATATTGAGTTGGTCAAGAACTTGGGGATATGCAAGGGCCGAGATGACCACATCTACTTGTTGAATCACCAACACAAGCTTCTCATGCTCATCCAGTTCTCCCTGTTCCAACAGCATATATATTGATCACCGCAGGAAGTAAGAAAAGAAACTAAGAcgaaaaagaggggaaaaaaggTATTACTTGGACAATGTCGACGCCCATGGACTGGAACTCTTTGAGAAGTTCTATCTTGGAGGAATGTGTTTGTGGAGTCGTAGGCCTAGAATAAACGTACGTTGGATGACCCATCTTAACGCTGGCCTTAACCATACATCTACCAATATAACCTGTACCACCAAATATGAGAATGCTACTTAACACGCTCTCCATTGCTTTCCCACTACTTCTTTGTTGCTCTCCACCCCCCACCTCTCTATTGCTGatctatttatagaaaaataataataataatttcttctaGTTTTTAAGACGAAGGAAATCAACAAtacataagaaaaaagaaaggtttTGACGAAAGAGcttatctttagatatttgaaaagATTTCTGGACCCATTCGTCACATAGAGCTAGATGACTTTAAATGATGAGTTTCGTACATCACAACTGTTGAAATTCGTGCAACAATTTATAgtgaaaaataatagtaaaacgAGAAAAAAGAACACGCAGATTTAACATGGTTCGACTAATTGCCTATGTCCATAGGAATAAAGAAAAGGATTTTCACTATGTAtcaaattagggttacataaaagAGTATTTATATtatcccttaaaaataaaaattccaaaaatacccttggACCATACCGTAGGGGGCGTTGCTCCCCGTAACCCCCAACCTATCATTCACCCCACAACAAAAGAAATACAAGCCTAAATGGCAAATGTTGTTGCTTCGGCATTTGcccattttttcttcattcatcTTTTCGTTCAAATATGAACCACATACTACAACAATAACCATGTACGATATTGgaaattttaagtcaaaagcGCCCTGTTGTAGGCTGTCCAATCTGGAAGCAACACTGCCAGAAAAAAAGCTCAACTAATGGAGTGGTAATGTggtcatttttataaaacaatttctaGGGTGGAGTGCAACAAATTCAACAACAAATCCCAAGTTATTTCCATGTGTGTGCTGACAACTTTGAAGCTGCAGCTTAGCAAATCGTGGAGGAGAAGGAAAGGGCTGCCAAAAATGCAAACAAAGATCAATGACTTTTAAGTCTTCTGCTGCTTGGTTGAAATTAGGCACCGACTTTGCTAGCTATCTGGTACTATGTTTCAGCATCATACGGAGTTTTCATTCGTCTCCACTATAGCTGGTTGCTTTGCACATTTGCCTTCTTTAGTTACCTGCAGCTTATGCAACAATCAGTCAAATAATAAATGGGGCTAAAAACAACTGTTTGGATAAACATTCTGCCAAATCAATAGCTCATATGGCTGGCAAGTGTCTGCACTACAGCCACTTGCTTTACATATCTATCTTCTTTATCTGGGAGCAGCTTATACAATAGTAGTCAACTAATTAAATGGAGCTGCAAATTATACTACTAAACTTTATGGAGAAAGAGTCAACAATTAACAGAACTGTTTGGATAAACAAGTTTCTCCACTATAATTAACATAAATTTTACTTAGGTATTTTCCATGCAAATTTATGGAATCAGAATCAAGGTTTTAATTCCTCCTGGCTAGGATTTCccatat contains the following coding sequences:
- the LOC100853868 gene encoding dolichyl-diphosphooligosaccharide--protein glycosyltransferase subunit STT3A isoform X2, with translation MFKNFTDGEGLENPAGLVGYPSDDINKFLWMVRIGGGVFPHIKEPDYLVFTTHHWMVRIYKLKPPKNRIRVKIKKSKSKASSTTSSKKEVEKKRRIPGNERHFQKMLSPISYL